A part of Sander vitreus isolate 19-12246 chromosome 8, sanVit1, whole genome shotgun sequence genomic DNA contains:
- the LOC144521774 gene encoding E3 ubiquitin-protein ligase TRIM21-like has product MSAASSQLTEDQFLCSICLDVFTDPVAIPCGHNFCKTCITDHWDINDPYECPNCKKVFYTRPELQVNTFISEMAAQFRQSAQQKASRSSEQQVSKPGEVPCDVCTGTKLEALKSCLVCLASYCEAHLEPHLTASRLKRHQLIDPVENLESRMCMKHEKPMELFCKTDQTCICMLCTVLDHKTHDFVPLKEEYEGKKAELGKTEAKIQQMIQKRRLKIQEIKHSVKLSDKDADREIAEGVQVFTALKESVERSQAELLDTIKEKQRKTKKQAEGFIKELEQEISELKKRSTEVEQLSQSEDHLHLLQSFMSLNVVPPTKDWTQVSIRPPSYEGTVVRAVAQLEETLSKQMKKHFRVELKRVQQSAVDVTLDPNTAHPDLILSDNGKQVKHGDVRNDLPDNPERFNTYVNVLAKQSFSSGRCYYEVQVQGKTHWTLGVARESINRKGVIIVSPQKGYWTISLTIKNECNARAGLDVRLSLKSPPQKVGVFVDYEEGLVSFYDVDAAALIYSFTGCSFTEKLYPFFSTGLNKGGKNSAPLIISPVNHTE; this is encoded by the coding sequence ATGTCTGCTGCCAGCAGTCAGCTGACTGAAGATCAGTTTCTGTGCTCCATCTGTCTGGATGTGTTCACTGATCCAGTCGCCATACCATGTGGACACAACTTCTGTAAAACCTGCATCACTGATCACTGGGACATTAATGATCCCTATGAGTGTCCCAACTGTAAAAAGGTTTTCTACACAAGACCTGAGCTGCAGGTCAATACTTTCATCTCTGAGATGGCTGCTCAGTTCAGACAGTCAGCTCAACAGAAAGCCAGCAGAAGCTCAGAGCAACAAGTGTCCAAACCAGGAGAAGTTCCCTGTGACGTCTGCACTGGAACCAAACTGGAAGCCCTGAAGTCCTGCCTGGTGTGTCTGGCCTCCTACTGTGAAGCCCACCTGGAGCCTCATCTGACAGCTTCACGTCTGAAAAGACATCAGCTGATCGACCCTGTGGAGAACCTGGAAAGCAGGATGTGTATGAAGCACGAGAAACCTATGGAGCTGTTCTGTAAGACAGACCAGACATGTATCTGCATGCTCTGCACTGTTTTAGACCACAAGACGCATGATTTTGTTCCTCTGAAAGAAGAATATGAAGGAAAGAAGGCCGAGTTGGGGAAGACAGAGGCTAAAATCCAgcagatgatccagaagagacgACTGAAGATTCAGGAGATCAAACACTCAGTGAAGCTCAGTGATAAAGacgcagacagagagatagcagAAGGTGTTCAGGTCTTCACTGCTCTGAAGGAGTCTGTTGAGAGAAGCCAGGCTGAGCTCCTCGACACGatcaaagagaaacagagaaagacaaagaaacaggCTGAAGGCTTCATCAAAGAGCTGGAACAGGAAATCTCAGAGTTGAAGAAGAGAAGCACTGAGGTGGAGCAGCTCTCACAGTCTGAAgaccacctccacctcctccagagcTTCATGTCCTTGAATGTTGTTCCACCCACCAAGGACTGGACACAAGTCAGCATCCGTCCACCTTCATATGAGGGTACTGTGGTGAGAGCTGTGGCTCAGCTGGAAGAGACGCTCAGTAAACAGATGAAGAAGCACTTTCGTGTCGAGCTGAAGAGGGTCCAGCAGTCTGCAGTGGATGTGACTCTTGATCCTAATACAGCACATCCTGATCTCATCCTGTCTGACAATGGAAAACAAGTTAAACATGGTGATGTAAGAAATGATCTCCCAGACAATCCAGAGAGATTCAATACTTATGTTAATGTCTTAGCAAAGCAGAGTTTCTCTTCAGGAAGATGTTACTACGAGGTGCAGGTTCAAGGGAAGACTCACTGGACTTTAGGAGTGGCAAGAGAGTCGATCAACAGGAAGGGAGTCATCATAGTGAGCCCTCAGAAAGGTTATTGGACGATATCTTTGACGATTAAAAATGAGTGCAACGCTCGTGCTGGTCTTGATGTCCGTCTCTCTCTGAAGTCTCCGCCTCAGAAGGTGGGGGTGTTTGTGGAttatgaggagggtctggtctcCTTTTATGACGTTGATGCTGCAGCTCTTATCTACTCCTTTACTGGCTGCTCCTTCACTGAGAAACTCTACCCATTCTTCAGTACAGGTCTCAACAAAGGTGGTAAAAACTCTGCCCCTCTGATCATCTCTCCTGTCAATCACACGGAGTAG